In one window of Dyella thiooxydans DNA:
- a CDS encoding ShlB/FhaC/HecB family hemolysin secretion/activation protein has protein sequence MAFTVQDTPATPTGEVAQQTPAQMPPAVVAAAPVPAPAPKPMAPDNVVPPVRERDQAPAQTVAVSAFRVQGVGSHPDAGITPTSMQALADAQLRKLGGGPGQPAQLAFTQLQQVADALTETYRKAGFIFGTAFLPAQTIGQDHVVSIQVLEGTLGRVIVKGNKRYRASAIAASVEPLKGKVLRKGDVDSALLYARDLPGVSVSSTFQPGEKTGQTDLLMVANEAKRPYTITTGANNYGTDLTGRYRAQLGFSWNSPLGIGDTFAANVDYAMDPRNNVYGSLVYRAPTVVVPGLSGVIGATRSELQLNSTQLAALDVKGPSSSQYGGADWKFVNTDTMQMQATLHYIREKSRLTSLGIPLSDESFDVAELGWAMNRTDQRLHGIDLLQVSLRKSIKDRSREPDLVSPNHASSFTSLRFSYTRLQFLTKSQRAYFKLAGQWTNAALAPLEQFVIGGPDSVRAYPIADGLTDRGYYASLEYHVDAPGFGNKISPFYARPWRELLELEAFIDYARGMPAGADRASSSALTFKGVGAGFIFRLPRFHRFEFHLDGAVPIGGPQASDKKGYHVYARFGFTF, from the coding sequence ATGGCCTTCACCGTGCAGGACACGCCAGCCACCCCGACCGGCGAGGTCGCCCAGCAGACTCCGGCGCAGATGCCGCCCGCGGTCGTGGCCGCGGCCCCCGTTCCGGCTCCGGCGCCCAAGCCGATGGCACCCGACAACGTGGTGCCGCCGGTACGCGAACGCGACCAGGCCCCGGCGCAGACCGTGGCGGTCAGCGCGTTCCGCGTGCAGGGCGTGGGTTCGCACCCGGATGCCGGGATCACCCCGACCTCGATGCAGGCGCTGGCCGACGCGCAGTTGCGCAAGCTCGGCGGCGGCCCGGGCCAGCCGGCGCAGCTTGCCTTCACCCAGCTGCAGCAGGTGGCCGACGCACTCACTGAGACCTACCGCAAGGCGGGCTTCATCTTCGGCACCGCGTTCCTGCCGGCGCAGACCATCGGCCAGGACCACGTGGTCAGCATCCAGGTGCTGGAGGGCACGCTGGGGCGTGTCATCGTCAAGGGCAACAAGCGCTACCGTGCCAGCGCGATCGCTGCGTCGGTGGAACCGCTGAAGGGCAAGGTGCTGCGCAAGGGCGATGTCGATTCGGCGCTGCTCTACGCCCGCGATCTGCCCGGCGTGTCGGTGAGTTCGACCTTCCAGCCCGGCGAGAAGACCGGCCAGACCGACCTGCTGATGGTGGCCAACGAGGCGAAGCGGCCTTACACGATCACCACCGGCGCGAACAACTACGGCACCGATCTCACCGGCCGCTACCGCGCCCAGCTGGGCTTCAGCTGGAACAGCCCGCTGGGCATCGGCGACACCTTCGCCGCCAACGTCGACTACGCGATGGATCCGCGCAACAACGTCTACGGCTCGCTGGTGTACCGCGCGCCGACGGTGGTGGTGCCGGGCCTCAGCGGCGTGATCGGTGCCACCCGCAGCGAGCTGCAGCTCAATTCCACCCAGCTCGCCGCGCTGGACGTGAAGGGACCGAGTTCCTCGCAGTACGGCGGCGCCGACTGGAAGTTCGTCAATACCGACACGATGCAGATGCAGGCCACGCTGCACTACATCCGCGAGAAGTCGCGCCTGACCAGCCTCGGCATTCCGCTGTCGGACGAGAGCTTCGACGTGGCCGAGCTGGGCTGGGCGATGAACCGCACCGACCAGCGCCTGCACGGCATCGACCTGCTGCAGGTGAGCCTGCGCAAGTCGATCAAGGACCGCTCGCGCGAGCCGGACCTGGTCAGCCCGAACCACGCCAGCAGCTTCACCAGCCTGCGCTTCTCCTACACGCGCCTGCAGTTCCTGACCAAGTCGCAGCGCGCCTATTTCAAGCTGGCGGGGCAGTGGACCAACGCCGCGCTGGCGCCGCTGGAGCAGTTCGTGATCGGCGGTCCGGACAGCGTGCGCGCCTATCCGATCGCCGATGGCCTGACCGACCGCGGCTACTACGCCTCGCTGGAATACCACGTCGATGCGCCGGGCTTCGGCAACAAGATCTCGCCGTTCTACGCGCGGCCCTGGCGCGAGTTGCTGGAGCTGGAGGCGTTCATCGACTACGCCCGCGGCATGCCGGCCGGAGCCGACCGGGCGAGCTCGAGCGCGCTGACCTTCAAGGGCGTCGGCGCGGGCTTCATCTTCCGCCTGCCGCGGTTCCACCGCTTCGAGTTCCACCTCGACGGCGCGGTGCCGATCGGCGGGCCGCAGGCCTCGGACAAGAAGGGCTACCACGTGTACGCGCGGTTCGGCTTCACGTTCTGA